The Pyrenophora tritici-repentis strain M4 chromosome 10, whole genome shotgun sequence genome contains a region encoding:
- a CDS encoding Membrane-bound metallopeptidase, protein MGRVRHLADSESKYRLYFELLHRKITEYHLEARDIYNMDEKGFLIGLIGRSKRIFSRRQWEKKEVRASLQDGSREFLTLLACCCADGSSLPPSLIYAAKKGAIRSSWVEDIKAGEHEVFVLSSPTGWSNDNIGLAWLEQMFDRYTKQRSGRWRLLILDGHGSHVTMEFIDYCDRHRTLLIILHPRSTHTLQPLDVVLFKPLSQAYSNELTNHLHKAQGLAPIKKGDFFPLFWSAWISSFTESLILKAFEATGIWPMDANVILRRFASTPEAKRSSSSGLSDHDWRKIDRLVRAAVTNSHQYEARKLRSSVHHLSVQNELLKHENEGLKEALQHKKKHEKKGKALDLQQRQEYHGGAVFWSPRKLRDARAREAVRERDETEEKLQKAQAKKQRKEAQLQRQVELEEKRVERQRLKEMREVERAEKAAERARKVEAQHQKKSIQQAQQRKRKASQVLSPSNKRQKRAGAAHAGVQAGDELSATPAKVTSRGRNVNLPQKYR, encoded by the coding sequence ATGGGTCGTGTtcgccacctggctgattctgagtcaaaaTACCGTCTCTACTTCGAGCTActgcatcgaaagatcactGAATATCACCTtgaggctcgagatatatacaatatggatgagaagggcttcttgattggcttgataggcagaagcaagagaatattcagcaggcgtcaatgggagaagaaggaggttcgagcatctctccaggatggatcacgcgagtttctgacacTCCTGGCCTGTTGCTGCGccgatgggagctcgctgcccccaagccttatctacgcagctaaaaaaGGAGCTATACGATCAAGTTGGGTAGAGgatatcaaggcaggagaacatgaggtctttgtcttatcatctccaacaggctggtcaaacgATAACATAGGTCTAGCTTGGCTAGAGCAGATGTTTGATCGCTATacaaagcagcgatcagggagatggcgattgctcatccttgatggccatggatctcatgtcacgatggagtttatcGACTACTGTGATCGCCACAGGACCCTCCTTATAATCCTTCACCCCCGTTCGACtcatacgctccagccgcttgacgtagtgctgttcaagcctcTCTCTCAAGCTtactctaacgagctcaccaaccatctccataaggctcaaggTCTCGctccaatcaagaaaggagacttcttcccactcttctggagcgcctggatatcctccttcacggagagcctcatattgaaggccttcgaagccactgggatctggccgatggatgccaacgttatccttcgtagatttgccagcacgccagaagctaagagaagctcatcatcagggctctctgatcatgatTGGAGAAAGATAGATCGATTAGTTCGAGCTGCTGTCACTaatagccatcagtatgaggcaagaaagctgcgtTCAAGCGTCCACCATCTCTCTGTTCAGAatgagcttttaaagcatgagaatgagggcttaaaggaggctcttcaacacAAAAAGAAGCACgagaagaagggcaaagctcttgaccttcaacagcgccaggagtatcacggtggcgctgtcttctggtctcctcgcaagtTGCGTGAtgctcgagctagagaagcagtacgggagcgagatgagacggaggagaaactccaaaaagcacaggccaagaagcagcgtaAGGAGGCtcaactgcagcgtcaagttgagctcgaggagaagcgtgtaGAGAGGCAGAGGCTCAAAGAGATGAGGGAGgttgagcgagctgagaaagcagctgaacgcgcgcgcaaagttgaagctcaacaccagaaaaaATCTAtccaacaagctcaacaacgcaagcgTAAAGCCTCACAAGTACTCTCACCAAGtaacaagcgtcaaaaacgcgctGGCGCTGCTCACGCTGGTGTTCAAGCTGGAGATGAGCTATCTGCTACTCCAGCCAAAgtcacatcacgtggccgcaacgtcaacctcccacaaaagtatagatag
- a CDS encoding DUF827 multi-domain protein: protein MADQSPDYKTLFLEEQCRRKAAEQAQNEAEQAKNEAEQAKNEAEQAKNEAEQAKNEAEQAKNEAEEKTRKTTLPEFLDACHDNLYSGLTVQTDATLSTRGDPANANNKLRPEKLLLWKDFPAQQAAIWDKLMGSDFALERHFTSLHTLKESGEAIRRKMMSSELDLHLFQRTTVDDPVTSIIERLYDQQILRQEFGLKGSIQFENHANTLSPETQLESISSMTISGTQRRRSPRLQAKAQAQDNSVAAPRAPTARSSRPRADQFCVYNTSTQNTETRVAAFITEYKPPHKLPLGYINEGLGDMELEEVILCRETDTPRDHFRRLMAAVITQAFSYMVKLGVKYGCVCTGEAFVFLRIPDDPRTAQYFLSVPKGDVGDTTGWTSDLDGTNRLHLTAVAQMLAFTLQALQTPPRSHKWRADAASQLNGWEVTYEDLLDTIHVEDAPSSDSGGGIPQLALQAARDRRISTQLATKNPTPILQAGGNLHPRASLAHTPLPAALRRVRVPIEDKVDSIALKTAY from the exons ATGGCTGACCAGTCGCCTGATTACAAAACGCTGTTCCTCGAAGAACAATGCAGACGCAAAGCCGCGGAGCAGGCGCAGAATGAGGCAGAGCAGGCGAAGAATGAGGCAGAGCAGGCGAAGAATGAGGCAGAGCAGGCGAAGAATGAGGCAGAGCAGGCGAAGAATGAGGCAGAGCAGGCGAAGAATGAGGCCGAAGAGAAAACTCGCAAGACGACTCTTCCAGAGTTTCTCGACGCCTGTCACGATAATCTATACTCCGGTCTCACCGTCCAGACCGATGCGACCTTGTCGACGCGGGGCGACCCTGCGAATGCGAATAACAAGCTTCGACCTGAGAAGCTCCTTCTATGGAAGGATTTCCCAGCACAACAAGCAGCGATTTGGGACAAACTTATGGGGTCTGACTTCGCGTTAGAGCGACACTTCACCTCGCTGCATACGTTGAAAGAGTCTGGTGAAGCTATCCGACGGAAGATGATGAGTTCTGAGCTAGATTTGCATCTCTTCCAACGTACCACTGTAGACGACCCTGTAACGTCTATTATCGAACGATTATACGACCAACAAATACTACGACAGGAGTTTGGACTCAAGGGTTCGATACAGTTTGAGAATCACGCCAACACCCTCAGCCCGGAAACGCAACTAGAGAGCATTAGTTCCATGACCATCTCCGGGACTCAGCGACGACGGTCACCACGCCTACAGGCCAAGGCCCAGGCCCAAGACAACTCCGTGGCCGCACCTCGCGCCCCAACAGCACGATCGTCCCGTCCTCGAGCCGATCAGTTCTGCGTCTACAACACCAGCACTCAGAATACAGAGACTCGCGTAGCGGCCTTTATCACGGAATACAAACCTCCGCACAAGCTGCCACTCGGGTATATAAACGAGGGTTTGGGGGATATGGAACTCGAGGAGGTGATTCTATGTCGCGAAACGGATACTCCTCGCGACCACTTTCGCCGGCTGATGGCTGCAGTCATCACACAAGCATTTTCTTATATGGTCAAGCTTGGGGTGAAGTATGGTTGCGTGTGCACTGGCGAAGCTTTCGTCTTCCTACGCATTCCTGACGATCCTAGAACGGCTCAGTACTTCCTCTCCGTTCCGAAAGGGGACGTCGGGGACACCACAGGATGGACATCGGACTTAGACGGAACAAATCGCCTGCATCTAACAGCTGTTGCTCAGATGCTAGCTTTCACGCTTCAGGCGCTGCAGACACCGCCCCGTAGCCACAAATGGCGTGCCGACGCCGCCTCTCAACTCAATGGCTGGGAGGTTACGTATGAAGACCTGCTAGATACTATCCATGTAGAAGATGCGCCATCATCGGA CTCCGGCGGAGGCATACCCCAATTAGCTCTTCAAGCTGCGCGCGACCGCAGGATCAGCACGCAGCTAGCGACGAAGAACCCGACTCCGATACTCCAAGCCGGCGGCAACCTTCACCCCCGCGCCAGCCTCGCACACACGCCGCTACCAGCAGCTCTTCGCCGAGTCAGAGTTCCCATAGAGGACAAAGTGGACAGTATTGCACTCAAAACTGCATACTAG